Proteins from a single region of Salvelinus fontinalis isolate EN_2023a chromosome 15, ASM2944872v1, whole genome shotgun sequence:
- the LOC129811888 gene encoding uncharacterized protein LOC129811888 isoform X2: MADNEDESDVSSTTTGADHGTIYQVQCVSGLPENETSTELENQNQVGENCIEAQGLTDFLQSCTKEETFVAKDSQVVVSQTDGNEQQPEQNITSIVETSGIANGAEYSTVSADFVNALAPGTTIIYVQPDGSFVEGSGLTAEEQQQLVEQLAKQQLVTVTESEAVRLFEQNQVIKTLPTTSSQTQYTIPSTALAPNELQQVLEQVIKSQQSMAQTPKESEQVVTTLDPTTGLFTTVAASEITVGSPHPLVTMQNASQQLKKVAKQVALQSHNGTRLVPKKETIRIQVQMPSGKQEVKGPTQATISIPQQKNLALMSQGQQVKVSTNGSVSSSPQIIHITPMVGQQQYFLQQNPGDPPIQLLLQSSTPVVGSLVPIVHKLPIPVQTPVQQPSSKAPVNGTAVKPATTSVSVPASTVEKVKRVKARVKKAPNIKTRSGRVSRPPKYKVKDYKFIKTEDLAEGHQSDSDDYSEISVEEDEDGEDSKKGAASMSYSHKRKAFQCETCDKAYIGQGGLSRHYRLNPSHGELKSPPEGTPKTDSPGKRAGAGAEHKKPTEESNAYSVKNTSGPEKSDATEKTAAATSTTQQKVDTTAAQAVAASTRQAVGQVVVQARGPGRPRGRGRPPTKGLPTVAAHPAVRRGRRGRPPKLGGGVASVEQQAQRRKARLKEVTHECDNEELMETVLPRLAKVMTVWEFLLMKVEKGRQPKAQFSDVYREFEQLHSQVKKMAQDYISNPQQGVHTALEVHNVDVAKSLGIVDEVNRLKVLNPPTQQNVTNMATKNVRYMENSKMLPPTKRFKMENRVGVQIHQNGIETSKIESSEAKVENTASTSMKNNSPQTQAPTKSPAGPQATQTAIVKPQVVSSNPETNVTPMELIQDHLSNSMTETVDSAGGEETMETGQGASGTEPTEVLSTCDMGPQATQTAIVKPQVVSSNPETNVTPMELIQDHLSNSMTETVDSAGGEAMETCQGVSGTEPTEVLSTTDIADQMKELEKALATDPVPVDQQPRSSSTQPHQPNRTLDQESGPTQPVSSRGQVVVQETQEGQEIYIQTEGLTMHLAEGQEGDMASERIVIVNGPDGTTMHIRAPEGVPLEAVHALLGIEAEGKTQQ; this comes from the exons ATGGCGGACAACGAGGATGAGAGCGATGTGTCAAGTACAACAACAGGGGCAGATCATGGTACAATATatcaagttcaatgtgtttctggGTTGCCAGAAAATGAAACCTCAACAGAATTGGAAAATCAGAACCAAGTCGGCGAGAACTGTATTGAAGCGCAGGGCTTGACAGATTTTCTGCAAAGCTGCACAAAAGAGGAGACATTCGTTGCAAAGGACTCCCAAGTGGTTGTCAGCCAAACTGATGGAAATGAACAAcaacctgaacaaaacataacGTCTATTGTTGAGACGTCAGGTATTGCAAATGGTGCAGAGTATTCTACAGTCAGTGCTGACTTTGTAAACGCTCTCGCACCTGGAACCACCATTATTTATGTGCAACCAGACGGTAGTTTTGTTGAGGGATCAGGTCTGACTGCAGAGGAGCAGCAACAGCTAGTGGAGCAGTTGGCCAAACAGCAGCTTGTCACAGTGACAGAGAGTGAGGCTGTTCGCCTGTTTGAACAAAATCAAGTAATCAAAACACTCCCTACTACTTCATCACAGACACAGTATACTATTCCAAGTACAGCACTGGCTCCCAATGAGCTGCAACAAGTGCTAGAGCAAGTGATCAAATCTCAGCAATCCATGGCCCAGACACCCAAGGAATCGGAGCAGGTTGTGACCACTCTGGACCCCACAACTGGCTTGTTCACGACTGTTGCAGCTTCAGAGATTACAGTAGGAAGCCCACATCCACTGGTCACTATGCAGAATGCATCACAGCAGCTGAAGAAGGTCGCAAAACAAGTGGCACTTCAGTCCCACAATGGTACGCGCCTGGTCCCGAAAAAG GAAACCATCAGAATCCAAGTCCAGATGCCCTCTGGAAAGCAGGAGGTGAAAGGACCTACGCAGGCTACCATTTCAATCCCCCAACAGAAGAATTTGGCTTTGATGAGTCAAGGCCAGCAGGTCAAAGTGTCTACAAATGGCAGTGTGAGCAGCAGCCCCCAGATCATCCACATCACACCCATGGTTGGACAGCAACAGTACTTCCTACAGCAGAACCCTGGAGACCCTCCCATTCAGCTGCTTCTGCAGAGCTCAACCCCCGTGGTTGGCAGCCTGGTTCCCATTGTGCACAAACTGCCCATAcctgttcagaccccagtccagCAGCCTTCTAGTAAGGCCCCGGTCAACGGCACAGCAGTTAAACCTGCCACcacgtctgtctctgtcccagccTCCACAGTGGAAAAAGTTAAAAGGGTCAAAGCCAGAGTGAAGAAGGCACCGAATATCAAAACCCGTTCCGGGAGGGTGTCCAGACCGCCCAAGTACAAGGTGAAGGACTATAAGTTCATCAAGACAGAGGATTTGGCCGAGGGCCATCAGTCAGATTCTGATGATTACTCTGAGATCAGTgtggaggaagatgaggatgGCGAGGATAGTAAAAAGGGAGCAGCATCTATGAGTTACAGTCACAAGCGGAAGGCCTTTCAATGTGAAACGTGCGATAAAGCTTACATAGGCCAAGGAGGTCTGTCCAGACACTACAGGCTGAATCCCTCTCACGGTGAACTGAAGTCCCCTCCTGAAGGGACCCCTAAAACGGACAGCCCTGGTAAGAGAGCAGGCGCTGGGGCCGAACATAAGAAGCCGACTGAAGAGAGTAATGCCTACAGTGTTAAAAATACATCAGGTCCTGAGAAAAGTGATGCCACAGAGAAAACAGCTGCTGCAACGTCAACCACTCAACAAAAA GTGGATACCACGGCAGCCCAAGCAGTAGCAGCTTCTACCAGACAGGCAGTGGGCCAGGTAGTGGTCCAGGCTCGGGGACCAGGGAGGCCCAGAGGACGGGGCAGACCACCTACCAAAGGCCTGCCGACGGTGGCAGCACACCCAGCAGTGAGACGGGGGCGACGGGGCCGACCCCCAAAGCTAGGAGGGGGAGTAGCCAGTGTGGAGCAGCAGGCCCAGAGAAGGAAAGCACGACTGAAAGAG GTGACACACGAGTGTGATAATGAAGAACTGATGGAGACTGTGCTCCCTCGTCTGGCTAAGGTCATGACTGTCTGGGAGTTCCTCTTGATGAAG GTGGAGAAAGGGCGGCAACCCAAAGCCCAGTTTTCGGATGTCTACCGGGAGTTTGAGCAGCTCCACAGCCAGGTGAAGAAGATGGCCCAGGACTATATCAGTAACCCTCAGCAGGGTGTCCACACGGCTTTGGAGGTCCACAATGTAGAT GTTGCCAAATCTCTTGGCATCGTCGATGAGGTGAACAGGTTGAAAGTCCTCAACCCTCCAACGCAGCAGAATGTCACCAACATGGCAACCAAGAATGTCCGCTACATGGAG aatTCTAAAATGTTACCTCCAACGAAGAGATTTAAAATGGAAAACCGGGTTGGTGTTCAAATCCATCAGAACGGCATTGAGACTTCCAAAATAG AATCCAGTGAGGCCAAAGTAGAGAACACTGCATCAACAAGCATGAAGAACAATTCACCACAAACTCAGGCGCCCACCAAGAGCCCCGCGGGCCCTCAAGCCACTCAGACTGCTATTGTCAAACCACAGGTTGTCTCATCTAACCCAGAGACGAATGTAACACCCATGGAACTGATCCAGGATCACTTATCCAACAGCATGACAGAGACGGTTGActcagcaggaggagaggagaccatGGAGACAGGTCAGGGTGCGTCTGGTACGGAACCAACCGAGGTCCTGAGCACCTGTGACATGGGCCCTCAAGCCACTCAGACTGCTATTGTCAAACCACAGGTTGTCTCATCTAACCCAGAGACGAACGTAACACCCATGGAACTGATCCAGGATCACTTATCCAACAGCATGACAGAGACGGTTGACTCAGCGGGAGGAGAGGCCATGGAGACTTGTCAGGGTGTGTCTGGTACAGAACcaactgaggtcctgagcaccacTGACATAGCAGATCAGATGAAAGAGTTAGAGAAGGCCTTGGCCACAGACCCAGTCCCAGTAGATCAGCAGCCCAGGAGTAGTAGCACTCAGCCGCATCAGCCCAACCGTACCCTGGACCAGGAGAGTGGCCCGACCCAGCCTGTCTCCAGCAGAGGCCAGGTAGTGGTTCAGGAGACCCAGGAAGGCCAAGAGATCTACATCCAGACCGAGGGGCTCACCATGCACCTAGCAGAGGGCCAGGAGGGCGACATGGCCTCTGAGCGCATCGTCATCGTCAATGGACCTGACGGCACCACCATGCACATCCGCGCCCCTGAAGGAGTCCCTCTGGAAGCAGTCCATGCCCTGCTTGGTATTGAGGCTGAGGGGAAAACACAGCAGTGA
- the LOC129811888 gene encoding uncharacterized protein LOC129811888 isoform X1 — protein MADNEDESDVSSTTTGADHGTIYQVQCVSGLPENETSTELENQNQVGENCIEAQGLTDFLQSCTKEETFVAKDSQVVVSQTDGNEQQPEQNITSIVETSGIANGAEYSTVSADFVNALAPGTTIIYVQPDGSFVEGSGLTAEEQQQLVEQLAKQQLVTVTESEAVRLFEQNQVIKTLPTTSSQTQYTIPSTALAPNELQQVLEQVIKSQQSMAQTPKESEQVVTTLDPTTGLFTTVAASEITVGSPHPLVTMQNASQQLKKVAKQVALQSHNGTRLVPKKQETIRIQVQMPSGKQEVKGPTQATISIPQQKNLALMSQGQQVKVSTNGSVSSSPQIIHITPMVGQQQYFLQQNPGDPPIQLLLQSSTPVVGSLVPIVHKLPIPVQTPVQQPSSKAPVNGTAVKPATTSVSVPASTVEKVKRVKARVKKAPNIKTRSGRVSRPPKYKVKDYKFIKTEDLAEGHQSDSDDYSEISVEEDEDGEDSKKGAASMSYSHKRKAFQCETCDKAYIGQGGLSRHYRLNPSHGELKSPPEGTPKTDSPGKRAGAGAEHKKPTEESNAYSVKNTSGPEKSDATEKTAAATSTTQQKVDTTAAQAVAASTRQAVGQVVVQARGPGRPRGRGRPPTKGLPTVAAHPAVRRGRRGRPPKLGGGVASVEQQAQRRKARLKEVTHECDNEELMETVLPRLAKVMTVWEFLLMKVEKGRQPKAQFSDVYREFEQLHSQVKKMAQDYISNPQQGVHTALEVHNVDVAKSLGIVDEVNRLKVLNPPTQQNVTNMATKNVRYMENSKMLPPTKRFKMENRVGVQIHQNGIETSKIESSEAKVENTASTSMKNNSPQTQAPTKSPAGPQATQTAIVKPQVVSSNPETNVTPMELIQDHLSNSMTETVDSAGGEETMETGQGASGTEPTEVLSTCDMGPQATQTAIVKPQVVSSNPETNVTPMELIQDHLSNSMTETVDSAGGEAMETCQGVSGTEPTEVLSTTDIADQMKELEKALATDPVPVDQQPRSSSTQPHQPNRTLDQESGPTQPVSSRGQVVVQETQEGQEIYIQTEGLTMHLAEGQEGDMASERIVIVNGPDGTTMHIRAPEGVPLEAVHALLGIEAEGKTQQ, from the exons ATGGCGGACAACGAGGATGAGAGCGATGTGTCAAGTACAACAACAGGGGCAGATCATGGTACAATATatcaagttcaatgtgtttctggGTTGCCAGAAAATGAAACCTCAACAGAATTGGAAAATCAGAACCAAGTCGGCGAGAACTGTATTGAAGCGCAGGGCTTGACAGATTTTCTGCAAAGCTGCACAAAAGAGGAGACATTCGTTGCAAAGGACTCCCAAGTGGTTGTCAGCCAAACTGATGGAAATGAACAAcaacctgaacaaaacataacGTCTATTGTTGAGACGTCAGGTATTGCAAATGGTGCAGAGTATTCTACAGTCAGTGCTGACTTTGTAAACGCTCTCGCACCTGGAACCACCATTATTTATGTGCAACCAGACGGTAGTTTTGTTGAGGGATCAGGTCTGACTGCAGAGGAGCAGCAACAGCTAGTGGAGCAGTTGGCCAAACAGCAGCTTGTCACAGTGACAGAGAGTGAGGCTGTTCGCCTGTTTGAACAAAATCAAGTAATCAAAACACTCCCTACTACTTCATCACAGACACAGTATACTATTCCAAGTACAGCACTGGCTCCCAATGAGCTGCAACAAGTGCTAGAGCAAGTGATCAAATCTCAGCAATCCATGGCCCAGACACCCAAGGAATCGGAGCAGGTTGTGACCACTCTGGACCCCACAACTGGCTTGTTCACGACTGTTGCAGCTTCAGAGATTACAGTAGGAAGCCCACATCCACTGGTCACTATGCAGAATGCATCACAGCAGCTGAAGAAGGTCGCAAAACAAGTGGCACTTCAGTCCCACAATGGTACGCGCCTGGTCCCGAAAAAG CAGGAAACCATCAGAATCCAAGTCCAGATGCCCTCTGGAAAGCAGGAGGTGAAAGGACCTACGCAGGCTACCATTTCAATCCCCCAACAGAAGAATTTGGCTTTGATGAGTCAAGGCCAGCAGGTCAAAGTGTCTACAAATGGCAGTGTGAGCAGCAGCCCCCAGATCATCCACATCACACCCATGGTTGGACAGCAACAGTACTTCCTACAGCAGAACCCTGGAGACCCTCCCATTCAGCTGCTTCTGCAGAGCTCAACCCCCGTGGTTGGCAGCCTGGTTCCCATTGTGCACAAACTGCCCATAcctgttcagaccccagtccagCAGCCTTCTAGTAAGGCCCCGGTCAACGGCACAGCAGTTAAACCTGCCACcacgtctgtctctgtcccagccTCCACAGTGGAAAAAGTTAAAAGGGTCAAAGCCAGAGTGAAGAAGGCACCGAATATCAAAACCCGTTCCGGGAGGGTGTCCAGACCGCCCAAGTACAAGGTGAAGGACTATAAGTTCATCAAGACAGAGGATTTGGCCGAGGGCCATCAGTCAGATTCTGATGATTACTCTGAGATCAGTgtggaggaagatgaggatgGCGAGGATAGTAAAAAGGGAGCAGCATCTATGAGTTACAGTCACAAGCGGAAGGCCTTTCAATGTGAAACGTGCGATAAAGCTTACATAGGCCAAGGAGGTCTGTCCAGACACTACAGGCTGAATCCCTCTCACGGTGAACTGAAGTCCCCTCCTGAAGGGACCCCTAAAACGGACAGCCCTGGTAAGAGAGCAGGCGCTGGGGCCGAACATAAGAAGCCGACTGAAGAGAGTAATGCCTACAGTGTTAAAAATACATCAGGTCCTGAGAAAAGTGATGCCACAGAGAAAACAGCTGCTGCAACGTCAACCACTCAACAAAAA GTGGATACCACGGCAGCCCAAGCAGTAGCAGCTTCTACCAGACAGGCAGTGGGCCAGGTAGTGGTCCAGGCTCGGGGACCAGGGAGGCCCAGAGGACGGGGCAGACCACCTACCAAAGGCCTGCCGACGGTGGCAGCACACCCAGCAGTGAGACGGGGGCGACGGGGCCGACCCCCAAAGCTAGGAGGGGGAGTAGCCAGTGTGGAGCAGCAGGCCCAGAGAAGGAAAGCACGACTGAAAGAG GTGACACACGAGTGTGATAATGAAGAACTGATGGAGACTGTGCTCCCTCGTCTGGCTAAGGTCATGACTGTCTGGGAGTTCCTCTTGATGAAG GTGGAGAAAGGGCGGCAACCCAAAGCCCAGTTTTCGGATGTCTACCGGGAGTTTGAGCAGCTCCACAGCCAGGTGAAGAAGATGGCCCAGGACTATATCAGTAACCCTCAGCAGGGTGTCCACACGGCTTTGGAGGTCCACAATGTAGAT GTTGCCAAATCTCTTGGCATCGTCGATGAGGTGAACAGGTTGAAAGTCCTCAACCCTCCAACGCAGCAGAATGTCACCAACATGGCAACCAAGAATGTCCGCTACATGGAG aatTCTAAAATGTTACCTCCAACGAAGAGATTTAAAATGGAAAACCGGGTTGGTGTTCAAATCCATCAGAACGGCATTGAGACTTCCAAAATAG AATCCAGTGAGGCCAAAGTAGAGAACACTGCATCAACAAGCATGAAGAACAATTCACCACAAACTCAGGCGCCCACCAAGAGCCCCGCGGGCCCTCAAGCCACTCAGACTGCTATTGTCAAACCACAGGTTGTCTCATCTAACCCAGAGACGAATGTAACACCCATGGAACTGATCCAGGATCACTTATCCAACAGCATGACAGAGACGGTTGActcagcaggaggagaggagaccatGGAGACAGGTCAGGGTGCGTCTGGTACGGAACCAACCGAGGTCCTGAGCACCTGTGACATGGGCCCTCAAGCCACTCAGACTGCTATTGTCAAACCACAGGTTGTCTCATCTAACCCAGAGACGAACGTAACACCCATGGAACTGATCCAGGATCACTTATCCAACAGCATGACAGAGACGGTTGACTCAGCGGGAGGAGAGGCCATGGAGACTTGTCAGGGTGTGTCTGGTACAGAACcaactgaggtcctgagcaccacTGACATAGCAGATCAGATGAAAGAGTTAGAGAAGGCCTTGGCCACAGACCCAGTCCCAGTAGATCAGCAGCCCAGGAGTAGTAGCACTCAGCCGCATCAGCCCAACCGTACCCTGGACCAGGAGAGTGGCCCGACCCAGCCTGTCTCCAGCAGAGGCCAGGTAGTGGTTCAGGAGACCCAGGAAGGCCAAGAGATCTACATCCAGACCGAGGGGCTCACCATGCACCTAGCAGAGGGCCAGGAGGGCGACATGGCCTCTGAGCGCATCGTCATCGTCAATGGACCTGACGGCACCACCATGCACATCCGCGCCCCTGAAGGAGTCCCTCTGGAAGCAGTCCATGCCCTGCTTGGTATTGAGGCTGAGGGGAAAACACAGCAGTGA